A region from the Tachyglossus aculeatus isolate mTacAcu1 chromosome Y4, mTacAcu1.pri, whole genome shotgun sequence genome encodes:
- the ADAR gene encoding LOW QUALITY PROTEIN: double-stranded RNA-specific adenosine deaminase (The sequence of the model RefSeq protein was modified relative to this genomic sequence to represent the inferred CDS: deleted 1 base in 1 codon): MAETRERICAHLFGTGAVSALTLAKGIGLMRARDVNPALYYLERQGDVCREGMTQPLWALTEKKRERMRIKKEAADPAAPALENGRRPGAAEDGGGEDAGPPPGARPAGEDGRWASDDIPDSLNMIRPPGTAAAAAAAAESPGSIAQLGFPPPPQPSPLEKLTACRKKNPVSGLMEFTQFTCQPCEFTLLEQSGPSHEPRFKFQAVISGRRFPPAEASSKKLAKHDAATRALSVLLREAGAAGADGDCPVEDEEEEDMEQSEAQGSPRPVPVINKNPISILMEHVQKAGGTCEFRLLAQEGPAHDPKFEYCVMVGSRVFPSAIANSKKVAKQMAAEAAVKALHDDPEAAAGPPEPLVPPLGTPLLGAENQPRRVGQLIKYLNANPISGLFEYARSSGFAAEFKLVNQSGPPHDPKFIYQAKVGGRWFPAVSAHSKKQGKQVAADAALRVLIGETEMEERRGATGQPELPMGGSTVHDQIAMLSHRCFNALTARIQHSLLGRKILAAIVMKKGPGDLGAVVSLGTGNRCVKGGELSLRGETVNDCHAEIISRRGFIRFLYSELMKYSPASGADSIFEPAEGGRLQVKRGVTFHLYVSTAPCGDGALFDKSCTDRPGRGVEGLHQPLFENPKQGKLRTKVENGEGTIPVESSAIVPTWDGIQHGERLRTMSCSDKILRWNVLGLQGAMLTHFLQPIYLTSITLGYLYSQGHLTRALCCRMAREGSGFPEGLRPPYALNHPKLGRVSVYDSTRQTGKTKESSVNWCLADGTEVEVLDGTKGKVDGSVQPWAAPEGDGAGPAAGAAEAAAEAEASPPAPTPGPPLEVSRVSKRSLFALFRRLSQQAGRADLLAFASYAEAKGAARAYQVARDYFVQGLEELGYGSWIGKPQEEKSFAPEEPEP; this comes from the exons atggccGAGACCCGGGAGAGGATCTGCGCCCACCTGTTCGGGACGGGGGCCGTGTCGGCCCTCACCCTGGCCAAGGGCATCGGGCTGATGCGGGCGCGGGACGTGAACCCGGCCCTCTACTACCTGGAGCGCCAGGGCGACGTGTGCCGCGAGGGCATGACCCAGCCGCTTTGGGCGCTCACCGAGAAGAAGCGGGAGCGCATGCGCATCAAGAAGGAGGCGGCCGACCCCGCCGCGCCCGCCCTGGAGAACGGCCGGCGGCCGGGGGCCGCGGAGGACGGCGGCGGCGAGGACGCGGGGCCGCCCCCGGGCGCCCGGCCGGCCGGCGAGGACGGCCGCTGGGCCAGCGACGACATCCCCGACAGCCTCAACATGATCCGGCCCCCGGGGacggcggcggccgcggcggccGCGGCGGAGTCTCCCGGCTCCATCGCCCAGCTGGGCTTCCCGCCGCCGCCCCAGCCGTCCCCGCTGGAGAAGCTGACCGCCTGCCGCAAGAAGAACCCCGTCAGCGGGCTCATGGAGTTCACGCAGTTCACCTGCCAGCCCTGCGAGTTCACCCTCCTGGAGCAGAGCGGGCCCTCGCACGAGCCCCG GTTCAAGTTCCAGGCGGTGATCAGCGGAAGGCGCTTCCCCCCCGCCGAGGCCAGCAGCAAGAAGCTGGCCAAGCACGACGCGGCCACGAGGGCCCTGAGCGTCCTCCTGCGCGAGGCCGGGGCGGCCGGCGCCGACGGAGACTGTCCcgtggaggatgaggaggaggaagacatggAGCAg AGCGAGGCCCAGGGGTCCCCGCGGCCCGTGCCCGTCATCAACAAGAACCCCATCAGCATCCTCATGGAGCACGTGCAGAAGGCCGGCGGCACCtgcgagttccgcctgctggcccAGGAGGGCCCGGCCCACGACCCCAA GTTCGAGTACTGCGTCATGGTGGGCAGCCGGGTCTTCCCCTCGGCCATCGCCAACAGCAAGAAGGTGGCGAAGCAGATGGCGGCCGAGGCGGCGGTGAAGGCGCTCCACGACGACCCCGAGGCCGCGGCCGGACCCCCGGAGCCG cTGGTGCCGCCGCTGGGCACCCCGCTGCTGGGCGCGGAGAACCAGCCGCGGCGCGTGGGCCAGCTCATCAAGTACCTGAACGCCAACCCCATCAGCGGCCTGTTCGAGTACGCCCGGTCCAGCGGCTTCGCCGCCGAGTTCAAGCTGGTCAACCAGTCG GGCCCCCCCCACGACCCCAA GTTCATCTACCAGGCCAAGGTCGGAGGTCGCTGGTTCCCGGCGGTCAGCGCGCACAGCAAGAAGCAGGGCAAGCAGGTGGCGGCGGACGCGGCCCTTCGCGTCCTCATCGGCGAGACCGAGATGGAGGAGCGGCGGGGAGCCACCGGCCAGCCGGAG CTCCCAATGGGGGGAAGCACCGTCCACGACCAGATCGCCATGCTGAGCCACAGGTGCTTCAACGCGCTGACGGCCCGCATCCAGCACAGCCTCCTCGGCCGCAAGATACTGGCCGCCATCGTCATGAAGAAGGGCCCGGGGGACCTGGGGGCCGTGGTCAGCCTCGGGACGG ggAACCGCTGCGTGAAAGGAGGGGAGCTCAGCCTCCGGGGAGAGACGGTCAACGACTGCCACGCCGAGATCATCTCCCGGAGGGGCTTCATCAG GTTCCTGTATAGCGAGCTGATGAAGTACAGCCCCGCGTCGGGGGCCGACAGCATCTTCGAGCCGGCCGAGGGCGGCCGCCTCCAGGTCAAGAGGGGCGTCACCTTCCACCTCTACGTCAG CACGGCCCCCTGTGGGGACGGCGCCCTGTTCGACAAGTCCTGTACTGACCGCCCCGGCCGGGGCGTGGAGGGCCTCCACCAGCCGCTCTTCGAGAACCCCAAGCAGGGCAAACTACGCACCAAAGTGGAGAACG GCGAGGGCACCATCCCGGTGGAGTCGAGCGCCATCGTGCCCACGTGGGACGGCATCCAGCACGGCGAGCGGCTGCGCACCATGTCCTGCAGCGACAAGATCCTGCGCTGGAACGTCCTGGGCCTGCAAGGAGCGATGctcacccacttcctgcagcccatctatctcacctccatcaCGCTCG GCTACTTGTACAGTCAAGGTCACCTGACCCGGGCCCTGTGCTGCCGCATGGCGAGAGAAGGGAGCGGGTTTCCCGAGGGGCTCCGGCCCCCCTACGCCCTCAACCACCCCAAG CTGGGCCGGGTGAGCGTGTACGACTCGACGCGGCAGACTGGCAAGACCAAGGAATCCAGCGTCAACTGGTGCCTGGCGGACGGCACGGAGGTGGAGGTGCTGGACGGCACCAAGGGCAAGGTGGACGGGTCGGTCCAGCCGTGGGCCGCCCcggagggggacggggcgggcccggcggcgggggcggcggaggcggcggcggaggcggaggcgtcccccccagcccccacccccgggccgcCCCTGGAGGTGTCCCGCGTGTCCAAGCGCAGCCTGTTCGCCCTGTTCCGCCGGCTGAGCCAGCAGGCCGGGCGGGCGGACCTGCTGGCCTTCGCCTCCTACGCGGAGGCCAAGGGGGCGGCCCGGGCCTACCAGGTGGCCCGCGACTACTtcgtccagggcctggaggagctgggctACGGCAGCTGGATCGGCAAGCCCCAGGAGGAGAAGAGCTTCGCGCCCGAGGAGCCGGAGCCGTAG